DNA from Actinomycetota bacterium:
ATAAGTTTTTCCTCAAATAGTTCTTCTTTATGGATTTTCTCACCCATCTCCTCTACAAGTTCCTCAAATAGCTGGAGTGGAGATTGTTCTAATTCTACCAATTTAGATTTAATAACTCCAAGTGGAAGATAATATTGCTTTTGTAATTTTAGTATTGTCCTCATTCTTTCTACATCTTTAGGATAGAATTTTCGATATCCACCTTCAGTTCTTTCTGGGGAGATTAAACCCACTTTGTCAAAAAAGCGTATCTTACTTATTGAAATGTCATCAAATTCTTCTTTTAAACTTTCGACTACCTCGCCCACTGTAATGTAATCTCTTTTTTCAGATGTCATATTACACCCCCATTCTTATAAGTTATTTAAAGTGGTGAAAGAAATACCATTTTTATTCTTCCAATCTGAATCTCATCATTATTTTTTAATATTTTTTTCTTTTCTCTGCTTCCATTAATATAAGTACCATTTGTGCTTTCTAAATCTATTATTGTATATAATCCCTGGTCATTAATTATTTTTACATGATTTCTTGAAATTGTTATATCATCTAAAAAAATATCGCTATTTATATTTCTACCAATAGAAATAATATTTTTATCAATCAGATATCGAGCTCCTGAATTCGGACCTTTTATAACTATCAACATTGGAAAATTTAAGCTCTTTCTTAGATTTTTTAATTCTTTTCTCGAAAGCGCTCTTTTTCCCTT
Protein-coding regions in this window:
- a CDS encoding FHA domain-containing protein: MIICERCIRENKDDAIYCQYCGSQLQKEVEENITRTFASIIIEDEKGKRALSRKELKNLRKSLNFPMLIVIKGPNSGARYLIDKNIISIGRNINSDIFLDDITISRNHVKIINDQGLYTIIDLESTNGTYINGSREKKKILKNNDEIQIGRIKMVFLSPL